A genomic region of Solanum dulcamara chromosome 2, daSolDulc1.2, whole genome shotgun sequence contains the following coding sequences:
- the LOC129870276 gene encoding uncharacterized protein LOC129870276 — MTGEEEFNIAANIMIPVENPESSQNMANIQNDEKMAHMAQELEILREELRQVRDLAKLSATTFPTFKMPSHFPRADLPPADSPNMPKRVPIPPVYAAEAPTFTTPARVKVPYEVDQYTEMEKDARLIEDKSIDAQIRDIDMPVGYKPPKFDVFDGKSDPHAHSRAYYDKLVGVWRNEKLRMKLFIRSLSGEALTWYTCQDPRKWYNWQEMAEDFMNCFRFNTEITADRFSLANIQKKPLEDFQEYARCWRTEAARVQPPLDESELSKYFIRAQEGIYFDKMMLMMGQKFAELVKMGDFIEEGIKSGKIQSMAALQAASKDIQSGSIGGIKKKKEDVSVINYQHGGQSHQYPNNP, encoded by the exons ATGACAGGTGAAGAAGAATTTAACATTGCTGCAAATATAATGATACCAGTAGAAAATCCTGAGAGTTCTCAAAATATGGCCAACATCCAAAATGATGAGAAGATGGCTCACATGGCACAAGAGCTTGAGATTTTGAGAGAGGAACTACGTCAAGTGCGAGACTTGGCCAAGCTTTCGGCTACTACCTTCCCAACTTTCAAGATGCCCAGCCACTTCCCTAGAGCTGACCTACCTCCTGCAGATTCTCCAAACATGCCTAAACGTGTTCCT ATCCCGCCTGTATATGCTGCTGAGGCCCCTACTTTCACGACACCGGCTAGGGTCAAAGTCCCGTATGAGGTTGACCAATATACAGAAATGGAGAAGGATGCTCGATTGATAGAAGATAAGTCAATAGATGCTCAAATTCGAG ATATTGACATGCCGGTAGGATACAAGCCCCCAAAGTTTGACGTATTTGATGGAAAGAGCGATCCTCACGCACATTCGAGGGCATACTATGACAAGTTAGTCGGTGTATGGAGAAATGAGAAACTAAGAATGAAGTTGTTCATTCGAAGTCTATCTGGAGAAGCGTTGACTTGGTATACATGCCAGGATCCTCGCAAATGGTATAACTGGCAGGAAATGGCTGAGGATTTCATGAATTGCTTCAGATTTAATACTGAAATCACTGCAGACAGGTTCTCATTAGCCAACATACAAAAGAAACCATTGGAGGACTTCCAGGAGTATGCACGATGTTGGAGAACCGAGGCTGCAAGGGTTCAACCACCGCTCGATGAGAGTGAGctctcaaaatactttattcgAGCCCAAGAAGGTATCTACTTTGACAAGATGATGTTAATGATGGGCCAAAAGTTTGCAGAATTGGTCAAGATGGGGGATTTTATAGAAGAAGGCATCAAATCGGGTAAAATTCAGTCCATGGCCGCATTGCAAGCTGCAAGTAAGGACATACAATCAGGCTCCATTGGTGGcatcaagaagaaaaaagaggatGTTTCAGTCATCAATTACCAACATGGAGGACAATCCCACCAATACCCCAACAATCCCTAA